A window of the Chondrinema litorale genome harbors these coding sequences:
- a CDS encoding DUF885 family protein, whose amino-acid sequence MAYKLTMIKPTILVTCLVTNFFILISPSLRSQSNGKIETSSVTELYDISNQFWADYGSLNRYYFIDSSPEKRERFKEFYQQYLDKLEAFNFNDLSTGGQVDYVILKRWIDDRIYRLDKEKEEYDAISKWVAPANPVYELEKLRRRGKHMNGMEVATQLNDIIKKIESTKAELKSENPVYTRAIISRAGEVIVGQKKALSSVYDFYKGYDPDFTWWVTKPYEVLQKSLSDYAVEIKTHIDSATLPADDGSGIIGFPIGREELIRLLEYEIIPYTPEELIEIANKEFAWCDAELLKATKEMGFGTDWKAAQEKVKQSFVPPGQQPEAMLKLYNESVDFLKKNDLITIPSVAEETWRMTMIPPERQLISPFFLGGEVLQISYPTDEMNHDEKMMSMRGNNPHFSRATVHHELIAGHHLQGFMNQRYKPYRRYRTPFWTEGWALYWELVLWDMDFPQSPEDRIGMLFWRMHRCARIIFSLNYHLGNWTPQQCIDYLVDRVGHERANAEGEVRRSFTSSYGPLYQIAYMLGGMQFYAMKKELVDSGKMTYKEYHDAVMHENSMPVEMVRAILTDQKLKKNYKSNWKFYSK is encoded by the coding sequence ATGGCTTATAAACTAACAATGATCAAACCTACAATATTAGTTACATGTTTAGTAACTAATTTTTTTATTCTCATAAGTCCAAGCCTCAGGTCTCAGTCAAACGGTAAAATAGAAACCTCATCAGTAACAGAACTATACGATATTAGCAACCAGTTTTGGGCTGACTATGGTAGTTTGAACAGATATTATTTTATTGATAGTTCACCAGAAAAAAGAGAGCGTTTTAAAGAGTTCTATCAGCAATATTTAGATAAACTAGAAGCATTTAATTTCAACGATCTTTCTACTGGTGGGCAAGTTGACTATGTTATTTTAAAGAGATGGATAGATGATAGAATCTATCGCTTAGATAAAGAGAAAGAGGAATACGATGCAATTTCAAAATGGGTGGCTCCAGCTAATCCAGTTTACGAACTGGAAAAGCTCAGAAGAAGAGGCAAGCACATGAATGGGATGGAAGTAGCCACTCAATTAAACGATATTATAAAAAAGATAGAAAGTACCAAAGCTGAGCTAAAAAGCGAAAATCCTGTTTATACAAGAGCTATTATAAGTAGAGCTGGTGAGGTTATAGTTGGGCAAAAGAAGGCACTTTCAAGTGTTTATGATTTTTACAAAGGATACGATCCTGATTTTACTTGGTGGGTTACCAAGCCTTATGAGGTATTGCAAAAGTCTTTAAGTGATTATGCGGTAGAGATTAAAACTCATATAGATTCTGCAACCTTACCAGCAGACGATGGCAGCGGTATTATTGGTTTTCCAATAGGTAGAGAAGAGTTAATTAGGTTACTCGAATATGAGATAATACCTTATACACCAGAAGAATTGATTGAAATTGCCAATAAGGAATTTGCTTGGTGCGATGCTGAATTATTAAAGGCAACTAAAGAAATGGGCTTTGGCACTGACTGGAAAGCGGCCCAAGAAAAAGTAAAACAGTCTTTCGTACCACCGGGACAGCAGCCAGAAGCCATGTTGAAACTTTACAATGAGTCTGTAGATTTCTTAAAGAAAAATGACCTTATTACCATTCCATCAGTGGCTGAAGAGACTTGGAGAATGACGATGATTCCACCAGAAAGACAATTGATTAGTCCTTTCTTTTTAGGAGGTGAAGTGCTTCAAATTTCCTATCCGACAGATGAGATGAACCACGATGAAAAAATGATGAGTATGCGTGGTAACAATCCTCATTTTTCGAGGGCAACTGTGCATCACGAATTAATAGCTGGTCACCATTTACAAGGTTTTATGAACCAAAGATATAAACCTTACAGAAGATACAGAACTCCATTCTGGACAGAAGGCTGGGCATTGTATTGGGAGCTTGTTTTATGGGATATGGATTTTCCACAATCTCCAGAAGACCGCATCGGTATGTTATTTTGGAGAATGCACCGTTGCGCCAGAATCATTTTCTCATTGAATTATCATTTAGGAAACTGGACACCGCAACAGTGTATCGATTATTTAGTAGACAGAGTAGGACACGAAAGAGCAAATGCAGAAGGAGAGGTGAGACGTTCATTTACTAGCAGTTATGGTCCGCTTTACCAAATAGCTTATATGTTGGGTGGTATGCAATTCTATGCCATGAAAAAGGAATTGGTAGATTCTGGAAAAATGACTTATAAGGAATACCACGATGCTGTAATGCACGAAAACAGCATGCCTGTAGAAATGGTAAGAGCTATTTTAACAGATCAAAAATTGAAGAAAAATTATAAGAGCAATTGGAAGTTTTACAGCAAATAA
- a CDS encoding leucine-rich repeat domain-containing protein — protein MNEQPVDFNIYNGKETFEKLKSQIGFPANYFNEIFILAKSTDDKDIRKVCTDIIKKQAPDFMKEAFKCRKKFTLKTDGKSNSNRLLSLFEFANYSDELDIGKMYKLMSTRECNLWLDDASVINAINQKPALLGRLNGLEKLIINNDSFPSGEIPNSITLLSSLKELQIKGSYKSLPEEFGALKNLEHLEFELPNIQSIPNSIENLRALKTFTFSGSTSFSCFSYNSDIQDFNWLTKLTNLKKLELSFFNVNSLYSLCLPLELEELEILRMPNLKSLPENIGELKKLKELSLCVLENLEKLPDSIKNLKDLKTCELKKIPKIDKIPGELIFGHAVEKTITDKHIEVTPVSTISKRTNFFISNVNYLHYLLNNAEYFPELEEVHLDRILEVEPTKYGLGALKKLKHIKLGNIGDIPTIFKDIEQCKQLESIWIYGSGDAPENTLTTLPEAFSEIKHLQKLTIQTCKNLIINTDYLPRHIEDCNIRSVKEIVAGKSPFSFDNISISQSPILNIEVFNQQISSKVINIDYAYPDVAVIESLKNVDIIKGFYFRGEQKDVGPLLQKLKNLEKLKLIFPEGKEVSSSDLTSYSHPNLTDLNIKNFTGNTDEFQELLKNTPNLKFLFISNCKGVSKFPKVSLPFLKTFNIYSSDIASLEELDCPQITTFRTSFCNNFGNEAIRTVSNWKNLTELWLAYVSNGVNEYPESIAELPLHTLYLQGKFQMGAIPKFLGKIKTLHTLHLNGFSVDSLPIELTTLTNLEQLDINSTWFKNKLPEEFKNLKLKKLGYYMSKFSGNNLKKELYEPLLTPSYTSFVKKLDSEEWYLKDWSSTEIEKI, from the coding sequence ATGAATGAACAACCAGTAGATTTCAATATCTATAATGGGAAAGAAACTTTTGAAAAATTAAAATCGCAAATTGGATTCCCTGCTAATTACTTCAATGAGATTTTTATACTCGCTAAATCTACTGATGATAAAGACATACGTAAAGTTTGCACCGATATCATAAAAAAGCAGGCGCCAGACTTTATGAAGGAAGCTTTTAAATGCAGGAAAAAGTTCACTTTAAAAACTGATGGTAAATCAAACTCAAACCGATTATTGTCGCTATTTGAATTTGCAAATTATTCAGATGAATTAGACATCGGAAAAATGTATAAACTTATGTCTACCAGAGAATGTAACCTTTGGTTAGATGATGCTTCTGTTATAAATGCAATTAATCAAAAACCAGCACTCCTTGGCAGGTTAAATGGGTTAGAAAAGCTTATTATTAATAACGACTCTTTTCCATCTGGCGAAATCCCTAATAGTATCACACTACTTTCTTCACTAAAAGAACTACAAATAAAGGGTAGTTATAAATCTCTACCAGAGGAGTTTGGAGCCCTAAAAAACCTCGAACACTTAGAGTTTGAGCTTCCAAATATACAATCAATTCCTAACTCAATCGAAAATCTAAGAGCTCTAAAAACATTTACTTTTAGTGGGTCAACTTCTTTTTCATGTTTCAGTTATAATTCTGATATACAAGACTTTAACTGGTTAACTAAACTAACTAATTTAAAGAAACTTGAATTAAGTTTTTTTAATGTAAACTCACTCTATAGCTTGTGTTTACCTTTAGAACTTGAAGAGTTAGAGATTTTAAGGATGCCCAACCTAAAATCACTTCCAGAAAATATTGGTGAGCTAAAAAAACTAAAAGAATTATCGTTATGTGTGTTAGAAAATTTAGAAAAACTTCCGGATTCAATCAAAAATTTAAAAGACCTTAAAACTTGTGAGCTAAAAAAAATTCCTAAGATAGATAAAATACCTGGTGAACTTATTTTTGGTCATGCTGTAGAAAAAACAATTACAGATAAGCATATTGAGGTTACTCCTGTTTCCACTATAAGTAAAAGGACCAATTTTTTTATTAGTAATGTTAATTATTTGCATTATTTACTTAATAATGCTGAGTATTTCCCAGAGTTAGAAGAAGTACATCTCGATCGTATTTTAGAGGTAGAGCCTACAAAATATGGACTTGGTGCTTTAAAAAAACTAAAGCACATCAAACTTGGTAACATTGGAGATATACCCACTATCTTTAAAGATATTGAGCAATGTAAGCAATTAGAATCTATTTGGATTTATGGTTCAGGTGATGCACCTGAAAATACTTTAACAACTCTCCCAGAGGCCTTTTCAGAAATAAAGCATCTTCAAAAACTTACTATACAAACATGTAAAAATCTAATAATAAATACCGATTACCTACCTAGGCACATAGAAGATTGTAATATTCGATCAGTAAAAGAAATTGTAGCAGGTAAATCTCCATTCTCTTTTGATAATATCTCAATCAGTCAATCTCCAATTCTAAATATTGAAGTTTTTAATCAACAAATTTCTAGCAAAGTAATAAATATAGATTATGCTTATCCTGATGTAGCTGTAATTGAATCACTTAAAAATGTGGATATAATCAAGGGGTTTTATTTTAGAGGAGAACAAAAAGATGTAGGACCTTTATTACAAAAACTTAAGAATCTTGAAAAGCTAAAATTAATTTTTCCAGAAGGAAAAGAAGTTTCTTCGAGTGATTTAACTTCATATTCACATCCTAATTTGACGGACTTAAATATTAAAAACTTTACTGGTAATACTGATGAGTTTCAAGAACTATTGAAAAACACACCCAACCTCAAATTTTTATTTATAAGTAATTGTAAAGGTGTTTCAAAATTCCCAAAAGTTTCATTACCATTTCTTAAAACCTTTAATATTTACTCCTCTGACATTGCAAGTTTAGAAGAACTAGATTGCCCACAAATAACGACTTTCAGAACTAGTTTTTGCAACAATTTTGGCAATGAAGCAATAAGGACAGTAAGCAATTGGAAAAACCTTACAGAACTTTGGCTAGCTTATGTAAGTAATGGGGTTAATGAATATCCAGAATCTATAGCCGAACTACCTTTACATACACTCTATTTACAAGGTAAATTTCAGATGGGAGCTATACCTAAATTTCTAGGTAAAATAAAAACTTTACATACTTTACACCTAAATGGATTCTCTGTAGATAGTTTACCAATCGAACTAACAACTCTCACAAATCTCGAACAGTTAGATATTAATAGCACTTGGTTTAAAAACAAGTTACCAGAAGAATTTAAAAACCTGAAGCTGAAAAAGCTTGGCTATTATATGAGCAAATTCTCTGGAAATAATCTAAAAAAAGAACTTTACGAACCATTGCTAACTCCAAGTTATACAAGTTTTGTTAAAAAGCTTGATTCTGAAGAATGGTATCTTAAAGATTGGTCTAGTACTGAGATTGAGAAAATATAA
- a CDS encoding sensor histidine kinase, with amino-acid sequence MKLRPDKQTAINWLLKYKLHHIPFWCVYHYIWWVVAMGNPFHVASHIAFSIYAFKFWSYVTFQALAVYFNLYFLIPKLLEKGKFILYILSLTLTIFASSFCILSGYFLSDFFSDKTFYQLFNIHPNEFMNLVLSTALPSCVASMTLAMSIKLTKNWLQSKRRQQLLEKEKLETELKFLKHQFNPHFLFNTINSIFFLIHKNPDMASASLAKFSDLLRYQLYECNDKQIPLGKEIQYMQNFIELEKLRQNQNVSVELNIENENSKHLGIAPFILMTFVENAFKHVSKDYDKQNTINLDLKLLQNHLYFSISNSISTDANTTSNLISDKGIGLKNVQRRLDLLYPENHNLVIKNGQDFFEVDLDLELNELYINSEASFPQL; translated from the coding sequence ATGAAACTTCGACCAGATAAACAAACTGCAATTAACTGGTTGTTGAAGTATAAACTTCATCACATTCCATTCTGGTGCGTGTACCATTATATATGGTGGGTGGTTGCAATGGGTAATCCTTTTCATGTTGCCAGCCACATTGCCTTTTCCATCTATGCTTTTAAGTTTTGGTCTTATGTTACTTTTCAGGCATTGGCGGTATATTTTAACCTGTATTTTCTTATTCCAAAACTGCTTGAAAAGGGAAAATTCATTTTATACATTTTAAGTTTAACACTCACCATATTTGCGAGCTCTTTTTGTATTTTATCAGGTTATTTTTTGAGTGATTTTTTCTCAGATAAAACTTTTTATCAACTCTTTAATATCCATCCGAATGAGTTTATGAATTTGGTATTATCGACTGCGCTGCCATCTTGTGTTGCCAGCATGACGCTTGCAATGAGTATTAAGCTCACAAAAAACTGGCTACAGAGTAAGAGAAGACAGCAATTACTCGAAAAGGAAAAACTGGAAACTGAATTAAAATTTCTTAAACACCAATTCAATCCACATTTTCTATTTAACACCATCAATTCTATCTTTTTTCTTATTCATAAAAACCCAGACATGGCTTCGGCATCTTTGGCTAAGTTTTCAGATTTACTACGCTACCAACTTTACGAATGTAACGATAAGCAAATTCCGCTTGGTAAAGAGATTCAGTATATGCAAAACTTTATAGAGCTTGAAAAACTGAGGCAAAACCAGAATGTATCTGTTGAATTGAATATTGAAAATGAAAATTCTAAGCATTTAGGCATTGCACCTTTCATTTTAATGACATTCGTAGAAAATGCTTTTAAACATGTTTCTAAAGATTATGACAAGCAAAACACGATTAATCTAGACTTGAAACTATTGCAAAATCATTTATATTTTTCAATATCTAACTCAATATCAACTGACGCAAACACAACGTCTAATTTGATAAGTGATAAGGGCATTGGGCTAAAAAATGTGCAAAGAAGATTGGATTTGCTCTATCCAGAAAATCACAATTTAGTTATCAAAAATGGACAGGACTTTTTTGAAGTCGATCTAGATTTAGAACTCAATGAATTATACATAAATTCAGAAGCCAGTTTTCCCCAACTATAA
- a CDS encoding LytR/AlgR family response regulator transcription factor has product MINCVIIDDEPLAREGIARYVNDIDYLNLIDTFENPVALSSLSDSTKVDLIFLDIHMPKMNGIDFLKINSKPPMVIITTAFPGYALEGFQLNVMDYLLKPITFDRFYKATNKARDYHQLKNKPEKQLETRENYFFIKCENKYEKIYFDDILYIQGMQNYVMIYTNKGKYLTLLSMKSLEENLDSTKYIRTHKSYIVSIEKITAIEGNQAIIQQENLKNHHQNIRIPISRNYRDLVLEKVVNERLWRK; this is encoded by the coding sequence ATGATAAACTGTGTAATAATTGATGATGAACCATTGGCACGAGAAGGAATTGCTAGGTATGTAAATGATATCGATTATCTCAATTTGATCGATACTTTTGAAAATCCAGTTGCTTTATCGTCATTATCAGATTCCACTAAAGTTGATTTAATATTTTTAGATATCCACATGCCTAAAATGAATGGGATCGATTTTTTGAAGATTAATTCCAAACCACCAATGGTAATTATTACCACCGCTTTTCCAGGTTATGCGCTAGAAGGCTTTCAACTTAATGTGATGGACTATTTACTCAAGCCGATTACTTTCGATCGATTTTACAAAGCAACTAATAAAGCAAGAGATTACCATCAACTCAAAAACAAACCAGAAAAGCAATTAGAGACTAGAGAAAATTACTTCTTTATAAAATGTGAGAACAAATATGAGAAAATCTATTTCGATGATATTTTATATATACAAGGCATGCAAAACTATGTGATGATATACACCAACAAAGGGAAGTATCTCACATTACTTAGCATGAAATCGCTTGAAGAGAATCTAGACTCAACAAAGTACATCCGGACTCACAAATCTTATATTGTTTCCATAGAAAAAATTACTGCGATTGAAGGTAATCAAGCAATTATTCAACAAGAAAACCTAAAAAACCACCACCAAAACATCCGAATCCCGATCAGCAGAAATTACCGCGACCTAGTTCTCGAAAAAGTAGTGAATGAGCGACTTTGGAGGAAGTGA
- a CDS encoding GlxA family transcriptional regulator, protein MKTVTILALESAVMEAVTNPRYLFTAANEFWRVSGHQNMFDVQIVGQRREVRLHDGTFSVHTHKLLNEVEKTDLIIIPALFGNLDAALELNEDVIPWLVQHYENGTEIASLCVGAFLLAGTGLLKGKQCSTHWAFGNEFKNRYPDVKLVEGGIITEDQGIYTSGGANSYWNLLLYLLEKYTDRDTAILAAKYFAVDIDRNSQSAFSIFNGQKDHNDDLIKKAQEFIEAHFHEKITVEQLADMLALSRRSFERRFKKATNNTVIEYTQRVKIEAAKRSFEGTRKNIYEVMFDVGYTDTKAFRSVFKKITGLTPIEYRNKYNKELR, encoded by the coding sequence ATGAAGACTGTAACTATTTTAGCACTTGAGTCTGCCGTGATGGAAGCAGTAACAAATCCAAGATATTTGTTTACCGCTGCAAACGAGTTTTGGCGAGTGTCTGGGCATCAAAATATGTTTGATGTACAGATTGTTGGCCAGCGACGCGAAGTTCGTTTACACGACGGAACATTCTCTGTTCATACTCACAAACTACTCAACGAAGTAGAAAAAACGGATCTAATTATTATCCCAGCACTATTTGGCAACCTAGATGCAGCTTTAGAATTAAATGAAGATGTAATTCCTTGGTTAGTTCAACACTATGAAAATGGTACTGAAATCGCGTCCTTATGCGTCGGAGCCTTTCTATTGGCAGGTACAGGACTGCTAAAAGGTAAACAGTGCTCTACCCATTGGGCATTTGGCAACGAGTTTAAAAATCGCTATCCAGATGTTAAGCTGGTAGAAGGTGGAATTATCACAGAAGACCAAGGTATTTATACCAGCGGTGGTGCCAATTCTTACTGGAATTTGCTCTTATATCTGCTAGAAAAATATACTGATCGTGATACGGCAATACTTGCAGCAAAATATTTTGCGGTAGATATTGATAGAAATAGTCAGTCTGCTTTTTCCATTTTTAATGGGCAAAAAGACCATAATGACGATCTGATAAAAAAGGCTCAAGAATTTATAGAGGCACATTTCCACGAAAAGATAACTGTAGAGCAACTCGCTGATATGCTGGCACTTAGCCGCAGAAGTTTTGAGCGGAGATTTAAAAAAGCAACTAATAACACAGTGATCGAATACACTCAACGTGTGAAAATAGAAGCAGCCAAAAGAAGCTTTGAAGGTACTAGAAAGAATATTTATGAGGTGATGTTTGATGTAGGATATACTGATACAAAAGCTTTTAGATCAGTATTCAAAAAAATAACAGGACTCACACCCATTGAATACCGAAATAAGTACAATAAAGAGTTGAGATAA
- a CDS encoding ABC transporter ATP-binding protein, with the protein MLELKNFKKTYGSVTVLEIDHLKISTGIYWIKGANGSGKSTLLKTLAGIINFEGEVLLNKTISVKKQPVAYRKLVNFAEAEPVFPEFLTGMELVKLFASAKNVSVKESEYYIESMGMSAYMSDAIGTYSSGMLKKLSLMLAFLGKPSIILLDEPLITIDAASLEILYEWITHKKQQEELSFFLSSHQTLETKNISLTGELLVQNQTVNLLAND; encoded by the coding sequence ATGCTAGAGTTAAAGAATTTTAAGAAAACTTACGGTTCAGTCACAGTATTAGAAATCGATCATTTAAAAATATCTACAGGTATTTACTGGATTAAAGGAGCAAATGGCTCTGGAAAAAGTACACTTTTAAAAACACTTGCCGGTATTATTAACTTTGAAGGTGAAGTTTTACTCAATAAAACTATTAGTGTAAAAAAACAACCAGTAGCTTATCGCAAACTGGTAAATTTTGCCGAGGCTGAACCAGTTTTTCCTGAGTTTCTCACTGGAATGGAATTGGTAAAATTGTTTGCCTCTGCCAAAAATGTTTCGGTAAAAGAGAGTGAGTACTACATAGAAAGTATGGGAATGAGTGCCTATATGTCTGATGCAATAGGTACATATTCTAGCGGCATGTTAAAAAAACTTTCTTTAATGCTCGCTTTCTTAGGCAAACCATCAATTATTCTATTAGATGAACCACTCATTACCATCGATGCTGCTTCTTTAGAGATTCTTTATGAGTGGATTACCCATAAAAAACAGCAAGAAGAACTTAGTTTCTTTTTATCTTCTCATCAGACTTTAGAAACCAAAAATATCTCATTAACTGGTGAGCTGCTTGTGCAAAATCAGACTGTAAACTTACTTGCTAATGATTGA
- a CDS encoding dihydrofolate reductase family protein gives MRKLKLQVQVSIDSFVAGPNGEMDWLIWNWDEPLNQYVQGITAPVDCILLGRKLAEGFIPTWTSQLENPDTANDFARKMVETAKVVFSKTIKENNWEQTTIENGHLVEKVNQLKRENGGDIIAYGGGEFVSNLIKNNLIDEYHLFINPSALGKGMSIFGALESTFKLQLLDSKKFECGIIVNSYKPNTST, from the coding sequence ATGAGAAAACTGAAATTACAAGTGCAGGTATCTATCGACAGTTTTGTTGCTGGACCTAATGGCGAAATGGATTGGTTAATTTGGAATTGGGATGAACCACTTAACCAATATGTTCAAGGTATTACAGCTCCTGTAGACTGTATCTTACTTGGTCGAAAACTCGCTGAGGGATTTATTCCAACATGGACAAGTCAATTAGAAAATCCTGATACAGCCAATGACTTTGCTCGCAAAATGGTAGAGACAGCCAAAGTGGTTTTTAGCAAAACCATAAAAGAGAATAACTGGGAACAAACAACAATTGAGAATGGACATTTAGTTGAGAAAGTAAATCAGTTAAAGCGAGAAAATGGTGGCGACATCATCGCATATGGAGGAGGAGAGTTTGTCTCAAATTTGATTAAAAACAACCTGATTGATGAGTACCATCTCTTTATAAACCCATCTGCATTAGGAAAAGGAATGTCAATTTTTGGTGCTTTAGAGAGCACATTTAAACTGCAACTTTTAGATAGTAAAAAATTTGAATGTGGCATTATAGTAAATAGCTATAAGCCAAATACATCAACCTAA
- a CDS encoding VOC family protein, which produces MKQLITYLTFSGNCQKAMEFYKDCLGGDLYLQTIKDSPFGNIMPEQMRECIIHAELKTESFVLMATDLVGKHGLIRGNSVSIMLECSSKDELEDAFNKLSEKGDTTYPIEETFFGAFYGGLTDKFGNNWLLKTKKHL; this is translated from the coding sequence ATGAAACAATTAATAACTTATTTAACATTCAGTGGGAATTGCCAAAAGGCAATGGAATTCTACAAAGATTGTTTGGGCGGTGACTTGTATTTGCAAACTATAAAAGATTCTCCTTTTGGTAATATAATGCCAGAACAAATGCGGGAATGTATTATTCATGCAGAGTTAAAAACTGAGAGCTTTGTACTCATGGCTACCGATCTGGTAGGTAAACATGGCTTAATTAGAGGCAATTCAGTTTCGATTATGCTAGAATGCAGTAGTAAAGACGAACTGGAAGATGCTTTTAATAAACTTTCAGAAAAAGGTGATACTACTTATCCTATAGAAGAAACTTTTTTTGGTGCTTTTTACGGAGGTCTTACAGACAAATTTGGAAATAACTGGTTACTTAAAACAAAAAAACATTTATAA
- a CDS encoding SulP family inorganic anion transporter — MIHRITHNFTFNPKDDILSGLTVALALVPEAVAFSFIAKIDPLVGLYGAFMMGLITALFGGRPGMISGATGAMAVVMVNMIKEGNEVGLTLDTPIENLGLQWLFITLLIVGVIQGSAGVFRLGKFVRLIPHPVMMGFVNGLAIVIFIAQLGMFKKTVGDEKMWLQGSELYIMLALVALTMGIMYFLPKLTKKIPAALAGIVIVAAITIAGGLDVSTVGSFIRDGGGSGLKGSLPQFQWQIFDMIKTVEGHWGLIFSTAFLLAAVGLIESLMTLNLVDEITETRGSGNWECVAQGGANILNGLFGGMGGCAMIGQSIINVNSGGRGRLSGVVAAVALLCFVLFGASLIEQIPIAALVGVMFMVVIGTFAWSSFRILHKIPKSDAIVLIAVSAITVWKDLAVAVLAGVVISAIVFAWKNATMIRARKRIKEDGTKVYEIWGPLFFGSVQNFSSKFDVNGDPEKVEIDFIESRVSDHSGIEAIDNLAHKYMSQGKELRLTHLSPECKTLLLKADPKFEKIIETSIDDPRYYVVSDLMDKEV, encoded by the coding sequence ATGATACATAGAATTACGCACAACTTTACTTTCAATCCAAAAGACGATATTTTATCTGGTTTAACTGTAGCCTTGGCGCTCGTACCAGAAGCAGTAGCATTCTCCTTTATTGCTAAAATTGATCCGCTGGTTGGTTTGTACGGAGCTTTTATGATGGGGCTCATTACTGCACTTTTTGGTGGTAGACCGGGTATGATCTCAGGTGCTACTGGCGCAATGGCAGTAGTAATGGTAAACATGATCAAAGAAGGCAATGAGGTGGGCTTGACTTTGGATACACCAATTGAAAATCTAGGTTTACAATGGTTGTTTATAACATTGTTAATTGTTGGGGTAATTCAAGGTTCTGCTGGTGTTTTTAGATTAGGAAAGTTTGTGCGATTGATACCGCATCCTGTAATGATGGGTTTTGTGAACGGTTTAGCGATTGTGATCTTTATTGCACAATTAGGTATGTTCAAGAAAACTGTGGGAGATGAGAAAATGTGGTTACAAGGTTCAGAGTTGTACATTATGCTTGCTCTTGTTGCTCTTACAATGGGAATTATGTACTTCTTACCCAAACTCACTAAAAAAATTCCAGCGGCATTAGCAGGTATCGTAATAGTTGCTGCAATTACTATAGCTGGTGGTTTAGATGTAAGTACAGTAGGTTCTTTTATTAGAGATGGTGGAGGTTCAGGTTTAAAAGGTTCATTACCTCAATTTCAATGGCAGATATTTGACATGATCAAGACTGTAGAAGGACACTGGGGATTAATTTTTTCTACTGCATTTCTATTGGCTGCTGTAGGTTTAATAGAATCTTTAATGACTTTGAATTTAGTAGATGAAATTACTGAAACCAGAGGAAGTGGAAACTGGGAATGTGTAGCTCAAGGTGGAGCCAACATTCTCAATGGTTTATTTGGTGGTATGGGAGGTTGCGCCATGATCGGCCAATCTATCATTAATGTGAATTCTGGTGGTCGCGGTAGATTATCTGGTGTTGTAGCAGCAGTCGCATTGTTATGTTTTGTGCTTTTTGGTGCTTCATTAATTGAACAAATCCCTATTGCTGCTTTAGTTGGTGTTATGTTTATGGTGGTAATTGGCACCTTTGCATGGAGTAGTTTTAGGATTCTTCATAAAATTCCAAAGTCTGATGCCATTGTTTTAATAGCTGTATCTGCGATTACTGTATGGAAAGATTTGGCTGTAGCAGTTTTAGCTGGTGTTGTAATTTCGGCAATTGTATTTGCTTGGAAAAACGCTACCATGATCCGTGCACGTAAGAGAATTAAAGAAGATGGCACTAAAGTTTATGAAATCTGGGGGCCTTTGTTCTTCGGATCAGTTCAAAACTTCAGTTCTAAATTTGATGTGAATGGCGATCCTGAAAAAGTTGAAATTGATTTTATTGAATCAAGAGTAAGTGACCACTCAGGTATAGAAGCTATAGATAATTTGGCACATAAATACATGAGTCAGGGTAAAGAGTTGAGGTTAACACATTTGAGTCCAGAATGTAAAACATTGCTCTTAAAAGCTGATCCTAAATTCGAAAAAATTATAGAAACTTCTATTGATGATCCGAGATACTATGTGGTGTCTGATTTAATGGATAAAGAAGTTTAA